The Carcharodon carcharias isolate sCarCar2 chromosome 15, sCarCar2.pri, whole genome shotgun sequence genome includes a window with the following:
- the LOC121288704 gene encoding guanine nucleotide-binding protein G(I)/G(S)/G(O) subunit gamma-13 isoform X2: MEDWDVPQFKKEVDSLKYQLSYKREMSSKTIPDFVKWIEEGVPNDPFLNPELMKNNPWVEKGKCAIL, translated from the exons ATGGAGGATTGGGACGTTCCACAATTCAAGAAGGAAGTGGATAGTCTGAAGTACCAACTCTCATACAAGAGAGAGATGTCTTCCAAAACAATCCCTGA CTTTGTGAAGTGGATAGAAGAGGGAGTGCCAAACGACCCATTCTTAAACCCAGAGCTAATGAAGAACAACCCCTGGGTAGAGAAGGGCAAATGTGCTATACTTTGA